The following are encoded in a window of Phaseolus vulgaris cultivar G19833 chromosome 3, P. vulgaris v2.0, whole genome shotgun sequence genomic DNA:
- the LOC137807668 gene encoding protein Dr1 homolog isoform X2 codes for MEPMDIIGKSKEDASLPKATMTKIIKEMLPPDVRVARDAQDLLIECCVEFINLISSESNEVCNREEKRTIAPEHVLKALQVLGFGEYIEEVYAAYEQHKMETMDTLKGGKWSNGAEMTEEEALAEQQRMFAEARARMNGGAIASKQPDTDQSLDS; via the exons ATGGAGCCTATGGACATCATCGGCAAATCAAAGGAAGACGCGTCGCTTCCTAAAG CAACAatgacaaaaattattaaagaaatGTTACCCCCAGATGTACGTGTTGCAAGAGATGCCCAAGATCTATTGATCGAGTGCTGTGTAG AGTTTATAAACCTCATCTCCTCAGAATCCAATGAAGTATGCAACAGAGAGGAAAAACGTACAATCGCACCTGAGCATGTATTGAAGGCTCTACAG GTTCTTGGATTTGGCGAGTACATCGAAGAAGTTTATGCAGCATATGAACAGCACAAGATGGAGACCAtg GACACTTTAAAGGGTGGTAAATGGAGCAATGGAGCTGAGATGACCGAGGAAGAAGCATTAGCAGAGCAGCAAAGGATGTTTGCAGAGGCACGTGCTAGAATGAATGGTGGAGCCATTGCTTCCAAGCAGCCAGATACTGACCAAAGTTTAGATAGTTAA
- the LOC137807669 gene encoding G patch domain-containing protein TGH, whose translation MESDEDDFVFYGTPIEREDDLISRKKKAIAESSGQLRTLPAWKQEVRDDEGRRRFHGAFTGGYSAGYYNTVGSKEGWAPQSFKSSRKNRAEFKEQNIMNFLDEDEKSDLEGRFLGTTSQFDTFGFTAADVARKQAEKEQKQRPSIIPGPAPDEIVVPATESVGVKLLLKMGWSRGRTIKDSHSDALYDARRQARRAFLAFSSDDPKVKVSESESVKGDIENFLEEPVNDDVQISKSTPVYVLNPKQDLHGLGFDPYKHAPEFREKKRSCLANKGGLGFSRDSLFGLKSGKAAPGFGIGALEELDAEDEDVYATGYEFEDAYVQEVEEPSTLRLENRTKKELKDQGDLPGFRVASNSDYKMERFESPLIPKDFLPHHKFSGPLDINRKTYEVTPPDTPPPDDGNLKLLIEGVANLVAKCGKLYEDLSREKNLSNPLFSFLSGGTGHEYYARKLWEAQQKHNDQTSQQLDGKMIPSVKKLTAESRGQILGEKPLEKSSQDPSSFVASTDIQLQFNLTDTFTKSASVSELMDIEKPFKDDPAKEERFEQFLKEKYRGGLRSASSSLASDMSEAARAQERLSFEAAAEAIEKRRQGKGSKPLTPFAMDFIPGGVMQFTSGEVQPKKDLQAEDILRKKMHPKREEFQWRPSPLLCKRFDLIDPYMGKPPPAPRIRSKIDSLIFTSDSVKGIKVDDPVTSKKEISPLQQSTNEDIIKSITENETEGDVEVENIERPVDLYKAIFSDDSDDEGGDSGIGRVDNQEKKAEVANTALSRLIAGDFLESLGKELGIEVPPDMPYPMQKSKNIAPKKDLVNEDTRTDILDSQNNDEISLNHDLPYDQHIAREGGVSKGDTIHGNNPESSNVKTKGTSTMNYKRDKSDGENIEDVRKIKSPLVRRQDYSSTSEEEKSRKRSSRAKYDDRKIKTPVTHRRDYSSSSSLEEEKSRKRSRHHRHKKRDAGRDSSSDDERRDRHSSRSKGRKKGSSREKGRSEKHSKHHKHRKHESPNRHPR comes from the exons ATGGAGTCTGACGAAGACGATTTTGTTTTTTATGGAACTCCGATAGAGCGTGAGGACGATTTAATCAGTCGTAAAAAGAAGGCCATTGCTGAGTCTTCCGGTCAACTCCGAACCCTCCCCGCTTGGAAGCAAGAG GTCAGAGACGATGAAGGACGGAGAAGATTCCATGGAGCATTTACAGGAGGCTATTCTGCTGGTTACTATAATACAGTGGGCTCAAAAGAAG GGTGGGCACCCCAGTCATTTAAATCATCCAGGAAGAACAGAGCAGAATTCAAAGAGCAGAATATAATGAATTTTCTAGATGAAGACGAGAAATCT GATTTGGAAGGTCGTTTTTTGGGGACTACTTCACAGTTTGATACATTTGGTTTCACAGCTGCTGACGTTGCTCGCAAACAAGCTGAGAAGGAACAGAAACAGAG GCCATCCATAATACCTGGACCTGCTCCTGATGAAATAGTTGTTCCGGCCACTGAGTCTGTTG GGGTAAAGTTGCTCTTAAAGATGGGGTGGAGTCGTGGCCGCACAATCAAGGATTCACATTCTGATGCACTGTATG ATGCCAGAAGACAGGCACGCAGAGCTTTCTTAGCATTTTCTTCTGATGATCCCAAAGTGAAAGTATCAGAGTCTGAGTCTGTCAAGGGTGATATTGAAAATTTTCTTGAGGAACCTGTGAATGACGATGTTCAGATTTCTAAGAGCACACCG gTTTACGTACTCAACCCAAAGCAAGATCTGCACGGATTAGGTTTTGATCCTTACAAGCATGCTCCAGAGTTTAGAG AGAAAAAAAGATCATGCCTAGCCAACAAAGGGGGACTTGGGTTCTCTAGAGATAGTCTTTTTGGTTTAAAGT CAGGAAAGGCTGCCCCCGGCTTTGGCATTGGAGCTCTGGAGGAGCTTGATGCTGAGGATGAGGATGTCTATGCCACTG GTTACGAATTTGAAGATGCTTATGTTCAAGAAGTAGAAGAACCTTCAACATTGAGATTGGAAAACCGGACAAAGAAAGAGCTGAAGGATCAGGGTGATCTGCCTGGCTTTAGAGTTGCATCCAATTCTGACTATAAAATGGAAAG ATTTGAGTCTCCTCTGATTCCTAAGGATTTTTTGCCCCACCATAAATTTTCTGGACCACTTGACATTAACCGTAAGACCTATGAAGTTACTCCACCAGACACTCCTCCTCCAGACGATggcaatttaaaattattaattgaaGGGGTTGCTAATCTGGTAGCTAAATGTGGAAAATTATATGAGGATTTATCTAGAGAAAAGAACCTATCAAATCCATTGTTTAGTTTTCTTTCTGGAGGAACTGGCCATGAATATTATGCTAGGAAATTGTGGGAGGCACAGCAGAAACACAATGATCAGACTAGTCAGCAATTGGATGGAAAAATGATTCCCAGTGTGAAGAAGCTAACAGCTGAGAGCCGAGGCCAGATATTAGGGGAAAAACCTCTAGAAAAAAGCTCCCAAGATCCATCCTCATTTGTTGCTTCTACAGATATTCAACTCCAATTTAATCTTACTGATACATTTACCAAGTCTGCATCAGTT AGCGAGTTGATGGATATAGAAAAGCCTTTCAAAGATGATCCAGCAAAGGAAGAAAGATTTGAGCAGTTCCTCAAGGAGAAATATAGAGGGGGATTGCGCTCTGCAAGTTCTAGTTTAGCTAGTGACATGTCAGAGGCTGCTCGTGCTCAAGAAAGACTAAGTTTTGAGGCTGCAGCTGAGGCAATAGAAAAGAGACGACAGGGCAAGGGGAGCAAGCCTTTAACTCCATTTGCCATGGATTTCATCCCAGGTGGTGTTATGCAGTTTACTTCTGGTGAAGTACAG CCAAAAAAAGACCTGCAAGCTGAAGATATTTTGAGGAAGAAAATGCACCCTAAGAGGGAAGAGTTTCAATGGCGCCCTTCACCTCTTTTGTGCAAACGCTTTGATCTTATTGATCCGTAtatggggaag CCACCACCTGCTCCACGGATTAGGAGTAAAATAGATTCGTTGATTTTTACATCAGATTCAGTCAAAGGTATCAAAGTGGACGACCCTGTTACTTCAAAGAAAGAAATCTCACCTTTGCAGCAATCTACTAATGAAGACATAATCAAAAGTATTACTGAAAATGAAACTGAAGGGGACGTGGAAGTCGAAAATATTGAAAGGCCAGTTGACCTGTACAAG GCTATTTTCTCCGATGATTCAGATGACGAAGGGGGAGATTCTGGTATTGGGAGAGTGGAtaatcaagaaaagaaagccGAAGTAGCTAATACAGCATTGAGCCGATTGATTGCTGGTGATTTTCTGGAATCATTGGGCAAGGAACTAGGAATTGAGGTTCCTCCTGATATGCCTTACCCCATGCAGAAGTCCAAGAACATTGCACCTAAGAAAGACCTTGTTAATGAAGATACGAGAACGGACATCCTTGACAGTCAAAATAATGACGAGATATCCTTAAATCATGATTTGCCATATGATCAGCATATTGCTCGTGAGGGTGGTGTATCAAAAGGTGACACTATTCATGGAAATAATCCTGAGAGCAGTAATGTTAAAACCAAGGGAACAAGTACCATGAACTATAAACGCGACAAGTCTGATGGGGAGAATATTGAAGATGTCAGGAAAATTAAATCGCCTCTAGTCCGCAGACAAGACTATAGTAGCacttcagaagaagaaaaaagcaGAAAGCGATCTAGTAGGGCAAAATATGATGACAGGAAAATTAAAACCCCTGTAACACACCGCCGAGATTATAGTAGCAGTTCTTCTTTAGAAGAGGAAAAGAGCAGAAAACGTTCTAGACATCATCGTCATAAGAAGCGTGATGCAGGAAGGGATTCATCCAGTGATGATGAAAGAAGAGATAGACACAGTTCAAGGTCAAAAGGGAGAAAGAAAGGTTCTTCCCGAGAAAAAGGCAGAAGTGAAAAACACTCAAAACATCACAAACACAGAAAACATGAATCTCCAAATAGACACCCACGTTAA
- the LOC137807668 gene encoding protein Dr1 homolog isoform X1: MEPMDIIGKSKEDASLPKATMTKIIKEMLPPDVRVARDAQDLLIECCVEFINLISSESNEVCNREEKRTIAPEHVLKALQVLGFGEYIEEVYAAYEQHKMETMQDTLKGGKWSNGAEMTEEEALAEQQRMFAEARARMNGGAIASKQPDTDQSLDS, encoded by the exons ATGGAGCCTATGGACATCATCGGCAAATCAAAGGAAGACGCGTCGCTTCCTAAAG CAACAatgacaaaaattattaaagaaatGTTACCCCCAGATGTACGTGTTGCAAGAGATGCCCAAGATCTATTGATCGAGTGCTGTGTAG AGTTTATAAACCTCATCTCCTCAGAATCCAATGAAGTATGCAACAGAGAGGAAAAACGTACAATCGCACCTGAGCATGTATTGAAGGCTCTACAG GTTCTTGGATTTGGCGAGTACATCGAAGAAGTTTATGCAGCATATGAACAGCACAAGATGGAGACCAtg CAGGACACTTTAAAGGGTGGTAAATGGAGCAATGGAGCTGAGATGACCGAGGAAGAAGCATTAGCAGAGCAGCAAAGGATGTTTGCAGAGGCACGTGCTAGAATGAATGGTGGAGCCATTGCTTCCAAGCAGCCAGATACTGACCAAAGTTTAGATAGTTAA